The genomic interval CAGGCGTGGCCACGTCAGCATAAGGTCGTGACTCAAATACACCTCGTCGTCGGCCATGGTGATCAGCCTCGCGCGAAGTAGGATCTTTAGTGTGACAGTGGCGGCCGCCGTGCTGCCCAGGATCTGCCCGAGCTGACCACAGGGGAAGCGCCGACGCGCATCGTCCGAATCCGCTCGGATCGACACCAGGTTTAAAATCAGCCGTTTGGCGCAGTGCTGCTGGGCGGACGAAAGATCGCTCCAGCAGGCATCCGCCGCTTGGTGCAACACACCTTCGATTCCACCGATGCGACGGAAGCCCGCGATCGTCAATCGCAAGCCTTCTCGCTGCGGCCACATCGCATCCATCGTCATCGAGATCAGGGCGACGTCGCTGTTTTGATGGCGGCCGCTGAGTCGACGAACCCGACTACCGAGTATTAGCGTCAGAAGCACCTCCTCGAGCCCGGACTCGACCTTCACCCCCACCTGGCGCGGTGGTTCGCTGATGACGCTCCGTAGCTCGTCGGAATCCATAGGCTCGAGGGCATAGCTGCGGTGGGCAAGCGCGTCAGCAAGAATCGGATAACTCGCGCATGCCGTCCTGCAATCAGAACTGACGGAGATCAATACGACCGCAACTTCAGTCAAGTTCACCAGTAGTCGGAGCATGGTCTCGCGTGTTTCGTCCGTGAGCAGGGGAGAAAAGAACACTTCGAATCCGTCGATAATCAACAGTCGCCGATCGCCGGCTGATGAGTCAGTATCTGATGCGGGCGTGTTCGCGCGGCTCAACGCTGACCACGGACTGACAGTATCGCTCACGGACTGCACCGGATCGAGGCCCAAACAGACTGATAGCACCGTCCATTCGCGCCCGCGCGATGATTCGAGGGCCGGTGCCAAACCCGCTTCTAGCAGGGAAGTCTTGCCGCTACCTGTAGCTCCGACCAACCCGATGAGTCGTTCCACACCAACAGCGGTAGAGGACTTGTGAACCAGTGCAACCAAATCTCCTATGGCACGTGATCTTCCGGCGAAGAACGGCGCGTCTTTGCGGGAGTACGGGGCAGTGCCACGGAATGGGCAGCTGGCAGTTGCTGGGAGGCGACTCGCCTTAGGCGGTTGAGCCTGTGTCCAAAGGTCCTTCCAAGCTTTGAGGCTCAGAGATGTAGTGTCGCTCGTTTCTGATCGACGCCGAGCGCGTTCGATCAGAACCAGCAACACCGGAAGCAGCACCTCATATCGCGAAGGCACGTTCCGGCCGCTCTTCCAGTCGCTGATCCGCTGAGCCGATGCCGCAGGTTGCACACCCTGCGCTGGTTGTGTGCGCTTATGGGCCAGCGCGGAGAGGGCTCTAAGAGGCGGACTACCAGCGGCTACATACAGTACGACGAAGCGTCTTTGGAATTCCCCGCGTGGTGCATGCTCAGAGTTGAGCGGTGTGTGTTGGTAGGCAACCTTCGTGATCATCCATCCCCCGAGCGATCGAGCTAAATTACATGCAATTCTGGGGACGATCTCTACCGTCCTCTACAGATTCGACGCAGCGGTCATC from Nocardia goodfellowii carries:
- a CDS encoding ATP-binding protein, with the protein product MITKVAYQHTPLNSEHAPRGEFQRRFVVLYVAAGSPPLRALSALAHKRTQPAQGVQPAASAQRISDWKSGRNVPSRYEVLLPVLLVLIERARRRSETSDTTSLSLKAWKDLWTQAQPPKASRLPATASCPFRGTAPYSRKDAPFFAGRSRAIGDLVALVHKSSTAVGVERLIGLVGATGSGKTSLLEAGLAPALESSRGREWTVLSVCLGLDPVQSVSDTVSPWSALSRANTPASDTDSSAGDRRLLIIDGFEVFFSPLLTDETRETMLRLLVNLTEVAVVLISVSSDCRTACASYPILADALAHRSYALEPMDSDELRSVISEPPRQVGVKVESGLEEVLLTLILGSRVRRLSGRHQNSDVALISMTMDAMWPQREGLRLTIAGFRRIGGIEGVLHQAADACWSDLSSAQQHCAKRLILNLVSIRADSDDARRRFPCGQLGQILGSTAAATVTLKILLRARLITMADDEVYLSHDLMLTWPRLTTWLEDERTALQPAS